Proteins found in one Sphingobacteriales bacterium genomic segment:
- the topA gene encoding type I DNA topoisomerase has translation MIKNLLIVESPAKAKTIEKILGKDFKVESCYGHIRDLPKENKAIDVENNFKPLYIIPEDKEQTVEKLGKLIEQSEQVWLATDEDREGEAISWHLCEVFNLNVDDTKRIVFHEITKPALLKAIQVPRKINLDLVDAQQARRLLDRLVGFEISPILWRKISNNKALSAGRVQSVAVRLVVEREREIQSFQQGSFYKINAYFNIADKEGKNTVLKAELPKRFDTEAEGVAFLQLCSKAIFKVNDLQVKPVKRKPAAPFTTSTLQQEAGRKLGYSVSKTMLLAQRLYEAGFITYMRTDSVVLSDTAREAAAAEIEKSYGKHYVEIRQYNTQAKDAQEAHEAIRPTYFEEHKAGTTAEERALYELIWKRTLASQMRDADLERTIAKIGISTSAEELTAQGEMLKFDGFLRLYRESFDDEDDSNEDAQTILPPLSIGQTLELKEMRCAQRQYRAPYRYSEASLVKKMEELGIGRPSTYAPTINTILKREYVKKDSRDGTKQHFSLHTLANGNIAQSHTEEIIGAEKHKLFPTDMGKLVNDFLVEHFEDVVNYDFTAKIEAQFDHIANGDMNWVNMLSDFYKPFKQEVLQTSQEAKKITGERVLGIDPKSGKEVSAKLGRYGKMIQIGKAEDEEKPLFAKMLPHQEISDIRLEDALALFALPRTVGVFEGKEIQASDGKFGPYVVHNKVFASIPKNSQLSPLTITLEEAVALLEAKREQAANKIIQEFNEDSDIKILNGLYGPYIKAGKNNIKLPKGKDPKALTFDEVVEIIQTAPPPSEKKKARSKK, from the coding sequence ATGATTAAAAACCTCCTCATTGTAGAATCGCCCGCTAAGGCTAAAACCATTGAAAAAATATTAGGAAAAGACTTTAAAGTGGAGTCCTGCTATGGTCATATCCGCGATTTGCCCAAAGAAAATAAAGCCATTGACGTAGAAAACAATTTCAAACCGCTTTATATTATTCCTGAAGATAAAGAACAAACGGTTGAAAAATTAGGCAAACTCATTGAACAATCGGAACAGGTGTGGTTGGCAACGGACGAAGACCGCGAAGGCGAAGCTATTTCGTGGCACTTATGCGAAGTGTTTAATTTGAATGTAGATGATACCAAACGCATCGTATTTCACGAAATTACCAAACCTGCCTTGCTCAAAGCAATTCAGGTTCCCCGCAAAATCAATTTGGATTTGGTAGATGCCCAACAGGCACGCCGTCTGCTCGACCGCTTGGTGGGTTTTGAAATATCTCCTATCCTTTGGCGAAAAATCAGCAACAACAAGGCACTTTCTGCGGGGCGTGTGCAGTCGGTGGCGGTGCGCTTGGTGGTGGAGCGCGAGCGCGAAATTCAGTCGTTCCAACAAGGCAGCTTTTATAAAATCAATGCGTATTTTAATATAGCCGACAAAGAAGGCAAAAACACCGTACTCAAAGCCGAATTACCCAAACGCTTCGATACCGAAGCCGAAGGTGTGGCTTTTTTGCAATTGTGCAGCAAAGCAATTTTTAAAGTGAATGATTTGCAGGTGAAGCCCGTAAAGCGCAAACCTGCTGCACCCTTTACCACTTCTACATTACAACAAGAAGCCGGACGCAAATTAGGGTATTCGGTGTCTAAAACAATGTTGCTGGCTCAACGCCTCTACGAAGCCGGTTTTATCACTTATATGCGTACCGACTCGGTGGTGCTCTCCGACACCGCACGCGAAGCCGCCGCCGCCGAAATAGAAAAATCTTACGGCAAACATTATGTGGAAATACGCCAATACAACACACAAGCCAAAGATGCGCAAGAAGCCCACGAAGCCATTCGTCCTACTTATTTTGAGGAGCATAAAGCGGGGACTACTGCCGAAGAGCGCGCCCTCTACGAGCTGATTTGGAAACGAACCCTCGCCTCGCAAATGCGCGATGCCGACCTCGAACGCACCATTGCCAAAATTGGTATTTCTACCTCTGCCGAAGAACTCACCGCACAGGGCGAAATGCTCAAATTCGACGGATTTTTGCGCCTCTATCGCGAGTCTTTTGATGATGAGGACGACAGTAACGAAGATGCTCAAACGATTTTGCCACCTTTGAGCATCGGGCAAACCCTTGAACTCAAAGAAATGCGCTGCGCCCAACGGCAGTATCGCGCACCCTATCGTTATTCGGAGGCTTCGTTGGTGAAAAAAATGGAAGAACTCGGCATCGGCCGCCCTTCTACTTACGCACCTACTATCAATACCATTTTGAAGCGTGAATATGTAAAAAAAGACAGCCGAGATGGCACAAAACAGCATTTTTCGCTGCATACACTTGCCAATGGCAACATCGCCCAAAGCCACACAGAGGAAATTATCGGTGCAGAAAAACACAAATTATTTCCTACCGATATGGGGAAATTAGTGAATGATTTTTTGGTAGAACATTTTGAAGATGTGGTTAATTATGATTTTACCGCCAAAATAGAAGCACAATTTGACCATATTGCCAACGGCGATATGAACTGGGTGAATATGTTGTCGGATTTTTACAAACCATTTAAGCAGGAGGTACTGCAAACTTCGCAAGAAGCAAAAAAAATTACCGGAGAGCGCGTACTCGGCATTGACCCCAAAAGCGGAAAAGAAGTATCAGCCAAATTGGGCAGATATGGTAAAATGATTCAAATCGGAAAAGCCGAAGATGAAGAAAAACCGCTTTTTGCCAAAATGTTGCCGCATCAGGAAATTTCGGATATTCGGCTCGAAGATGCTCTGGCTCTTTTTGCATTGCCGCGTACTGTGGGCGTTTTTGAAGGAAAAGAAATTCAAGCCTCCGATGGAAAATTCGGTCCTTATGTAGTACATAATAAAGTATTTGCTTCTATACCCAAAAATTCGCAACTTAGTCCGCTTACCATCACGTTGGAAGAGGCTGTTGCACTTTTAGAAGCCAAACGCGAACAAGCTGCCAATAAGATAATTCAGGAATTTAACGAAGACTCCGACATCAAAATATTAAACGGCTTATATGGTCCTTACATCAAAGCCGGAAAAAACAATATCAAACTTCCCAAAGGCAAAGACCCCAAAGCTCTTACTTTTGACGAAGTGGTAGAAATTATTCAAACTGCGCCGCCGCCTTCCGAAAAAAAGAAAGCGAGAAGCAAAAAATAA